A window of the Banduia mediterranea genome harbors these coding sequences:
- a CDS encoding YchJ family protein — protein sequence MSVEACPCGSGRSLSDCCARWHGGLPAPSAEALMRSRYSAFVLGLESYLRATWHISTRPQSLSLPDAQKWLGLSIKRHETVGDAAQVEFVARFRVGGGSAQRQHERSRFVREPDGRWYYVDGEML from the coding sequence ATGAGCGTCGAAGCCTGTCCCTGTGGTTCGGGGCGATCGCTTTCGGATTGTTGCGCGCGCTGGCATGGCGGGCTGCCGGCACCCAGCGCCGAAGCATTGATGCGGTCTCGATACAGCGCTTTCGTGCTGGGTTTGGAAAGCTATCTGCGGGCGACTTGGCATATCTCGACACGGCCGCAATCATTGTCGTTGCCGGACGCACAAAAATGGCTGGGGCTCAGCATCAAGCGCCACGAGACGGTGGGCGATGCTGCACAGGTCGAGTTCGTTGCGCGCTTTCGCGTGGGTGGCGGCAGTGCCCAGCGCCAGCACGAACGCAGCCGCTTCGTGCGCGAGCCGGATGGCCGCTGGTACTACGTCGACGGCGAAATGCTCTGA
- a CDS encoding pseudouridine synthase, whose amino-acid sequence MRLNKFLSETGVCSRREADAWIEAGRVAVNGRRATLGVQVEAVDEVRVDGRTVGQRSRRHIYIALNKPVGITCTTERHVAGNIIDFVGHRERIFPIGRLDKDSEGLILLTSNGDIVNEILRSENRHEKEYRVTVDRPLSDQCLAGMSRGVWLPELKQTTKPCRVTRVHGARGEHVLRMVLTQGLNRQIRRMCAEFGYKVRRLQRIRIVNIQLGRLPSGQWRELEQGELHGLLPKRAVW is encoded by the coding sequence TTGCGCCTCAACAAATTCCTCAGCGAGACCGGTGTCTGCTCGCGCCGTGAGGCCGATGCCTGGATCGAGGCGGGTCGCGTCGCCGTCAACGGTCGGCGCGCTACCCTGGGAGTCCAGGTCGAAGCCGTGGACGAGGTGCGTGTCGACGGGCGGACCGTGGGTCAGCGCAGCCGTCGTCATATCTACATCGCGCTCAACAAACCGGTGGGCATTACCTGCACTACCGAGCGCCATGTTGCCGGCAACATCATCGATTTCGTGGGCCATCGCGAGCGCATCTTTCCGATCGGCCGGCTCGACAAGGATTCGGAAGGCCTGATCCTGCTCACCAGCAACGGCGACATCGTCAACGAAATCCTGCGCTCCGAGAACCGTCACGAAAAGGAATATCGCGTCACCGTGGACCGGCCGCTTAGCGACCAGTGTCTCGCCGGGATGTCGCGCGGGGTGTGGCTGCCGGAACTGAAGCAGACCACCAAGCCCTGCCGCGTCACGCGCGTGCACGGCGCTCGCGGCGAGCATGTGCTGCGCATGGTCCTGACGCAGGGGCTCAACCGGCAGATCCGGCGCATGTGCGCCGAGTTCGGCTACAAGGTACGGCGCCTGCAGCGCATACGCATCGTCAATATCCAGCTTGGCAGGCTGCCGTCCGGGCAGTGGCGGGAACTGGAACAGGGCGAGCTGCACGGCCTGCTGCCAAAGCGCGCGGTGTGGTGA
- a CDS encoding DUF938 domain-containing protein, translating into MPEKPYAPSCDRNRDPILEVLREVLDKPADVLELGSGTGQHAVYFAHALPHLCWQTSERAEECAGVQAWLDEAQLPNTPPPLILDVAGDWPKRHFDAVFSANTLHIMSWPQVETLFARLPAVLREGGQLIVYGPFNYGGHFSSDSNAAFEQWLKARGAHMGIRDFEAVDALAQQAGLRLVEDRAMPANNRCVIWSRR; encoded by the coding sequence GGTTTTGCGCGAAGTTCTGGACAAGCCCGCCGACGTGCTGGAGCTTGGCAGCGGCACCGGACAGCACGCAGTCTACTTCGCGCACGCCCTGCCGCATCTGTGTTGGCAGACCAGCGAACGCGCCGAGGAATGCGCTGGCGTCCAGGCCTGGCTCGACGAAGCGCAGCTGCCGAACACGCCGCCACCATTGATTCTGGATGTTGCTGGCGACTGGCCGAAGCGGCACTTCGATGCGGTGTTCAGCGCCAACACCCTGCACATCATGAGCTGGCCGCAGGTCGAAACCCTGTTCGCGCGCCTGCCGGCGGTCCTGCGTGAGGGCGGACAGCTGATCGTCTACGGCCCGTTCAATTATGGCGGACATTTCAGCAGCGACAGCAACGCCGCCTTCGAGCAATGGCTCAAGGCTCGCGGTGCGCACATGGGCATCCGGGATTTCGAAGCGGTGGATGCGCTGGCGCAGCAGGCCGGCCTGCGCCTGGTCGAGGATCGCGCGATGCCGGCCAACAACCGTTGTGTGATCTGGTCGCGGCGATGA
- a CDS encoding YajQ family cyclic di-GMP-binding protein, giving the protein MPSFDIVSEVDKHELANAVDQAARDLTHRFDLRGTGAAFELDGFVISQSAPSEFQLEQLRDILDKRLAGRGIDLRAIDAGPIETNVAGARQKITIKQGIEQADAKKIIARLKDAKLKVSAQIHEDKVRVNGKKRDDLQSAIALLRGAENLELPLQFENFRD; this is encoded by the coding sequence ATGCCCTCTTTCGATATCGTTTCCGAAGTCGACAAGCACGAACTGGCCAACGCCGTGGATCAGGCCGCCCGCGATCTGACGCATCGCTTCGACCTGCGTGGTACCGGTGCCGCATTCGAGCTCGATGGCTTCGTGATTTCGCAAAGCGCGCCCAGCGAATTTCAGCTCGAACAGCTGCGCGACATTCTCGACAAGCGACTGGCCGGCCGCGGCATCGACCTGCGCGCCATCGACGCCGGGCCTATCGAAACCAACGTGGCCGGCGCCAGGCAGAAGATCACGATCAAACAGGGCATCGAGCAGGCTGACGCGAAGAAGATCATCGCCCGGCTCAAGGATGCCAAGCTCAAGGTGTCCGCGCAGATTCACGAAGACAAGGTTCGCGTCAACGGCAAGAAGCGCGACGACCTGCAATCGGCCATCGCGCTGTTACGCGGCGCCGAAAACCTGGAACTGCCGTTGCAGTTCGAGAATTTCAGGGACTGA